A window from Solanum stenotomum isolate F172 chromosome 7, ASM1918654v1, whole genome shotgun sequence encodes these proteins:
- the LOC125870322 gene encoding LOB domain-containing protein 16-like, which translates to MATTGTGSSPCGACKFLRRKCAVDCIFAPYFCSEQGPARFAAIHKVFGASNVSKLLLHLPVPDRCEAVVTIAYEAQARIKDPVYGCVAHIFALQQQVAYLQAQLMQVKTQLAQSLLNNSRNSDNFYPHQWSNNNMASSFQQNNNNNPTYTMNSNSSPQSSLESIDHYSDGINNSNNNNVPEIQSRLDQVFYHQAAYTSNSRKRPSQTELGELQALALRMMKN; encoded by the exons ATGGCTACTACTGGGACAGGTTCATCACCTTGCGGCGCATGTAAATTCTTGCGCCGCAAGTGTGCTGTTGATTGTATTTTTGCTCCGTATTTTTGTTCAGAACAAGGTCCTGCTAGATTTGCAGCCATACATAAGGTGTTTGGGGCTAGTAATGTttcgaaattgttgttacacCTTCCTGTCCCGGATCGATGTGAGGCTGTTGTTACTATTGCttatgaagctcaagctaggaTCAAAGATCCTGTCTATGGTTGTGTTGCACATATTTTCGCCTTACAACAACAG GTAGCATATCTTCAAGCTCAACTTATGCAAGTGAAGACTCAGCTGGCACAAAGTTTACTCAACAATTCAAGAAATTCAGACAATTTTTATCCTCATCAATGGTCCAACAACAATATGGCatcatctttccaacaaaataataataataatccaacATATACTATGAATTCAAATTCATCACCACAAAGTTCACTTGAATCGATTGATCATTATAGTGATGgaataaataatagtaataataataatgtaccAGAGATTCAAAGCCGACTAGATCAAGTGTTTTATCATCAAGCGGCCTACACTAGTAATAGTAGGAAGAGGCCTTCTCAAActgagttgggtgaacttcaagcATTGGCTCTTAGGATGATGAAAAACTAA